A DNA window from Bradyrhizobium sp. CCBAU 53421 contains the following coding sequences:
- a CDS encoding ABC transporter ATP-binding protein, with product MLDGALLTIDGLCVAYDGSCALNGVSLQIHKGELICVVGANGAGKTSLIRSISGIVRSSSGVIKMNGVDITGMPPWEVCERGIAQVAEGRQIFGSLSVEENLLLGGTLKRAKARQFETLEFVYQLFEKLRERRGQLAGTLSGGEQQMLAIGRAIMSKPEVVMFDEPSIGLSPALTDVMFGVVKSLHEQGATVLLVEQNVAKSLALADRGYVLENGSIVLHGSSDELLNNSEIQRAYLGL from the coding sequence ATGCTTGATGGCGCGCTTCTGACGATCGATGGACTTTGTGTCGCGTACGATGGATCGTGCGCTTTGAACGGCGTCTCCCTGCAGATCCACAAAGGCGAATTAATCTGCGTCGTAGGCGCGAACGGCGCAGGGAAGACCTCACTCATCAGATCAATCTCGGGCATCGTTCGGTCTTCGAGTGGTGTCATCAAAATGAACGGTGTTGATATCACCGGGATGCCGCCTTGGGAGGTCTGCGAGCGCGGCATTGCGCAGGTCGCGGAAGGTCGGCAGATATTCGGAAGTCTTTCTGTGGAAGAAAACCTGCTCCTCGGAGGGACGCTGAAGCGCGCGAAGGCCCGGCAGTTCGAAACGCTCGAGTTCGTTTATCAATTGTTTGAGAAACTTCGGGAGCGCCGGGGGCAGTTGGCCGGTACGCTATCGGGCGGTGAGCAGCAGATGCTGGCTATCGGCCGTGCAATCATGTCAAAGCCCGAGGTCGTCATGTTTGACGAGCCTTCCATCGGGTTGTCGCCCGCCCTGACGGACGTCATGTTTGGTGTGGTGAAGTCCCTGCACGAGCAGGGAGCCACGGTACTGCTGGTAGAGCAGAATGTGGCGAAATCGCTTGCGTTGGCCGATCGCGGCTACGTCCTGGAGAACGGCTCAATCGTGCTCCACGGATCCAGCGACGAGTTGCTGAACAATTCCGAGATTCAGCGCGCTTATCTTGGATTGTAA